One genomic segment of Erythrolamprus reginae isolate rEryReg1 chromosome 2, rEryReg1.hap1, whole genome shotgun sequence includes these proteins:
- the SLC16A6 gene encoding monocarboxylate transporter 7 isoform X1 — translation METPIGDLHSVNTIKMTVKAPRMSCITPNVYTKVPDGGWGWVVAFAFFFVEALTYGIIKSFGVFFTDLMECFNESNSRISWIISICVFVLTFTAPLSTIAANRFGHRVVVMIGGLLVCSGMVAASFARTLVEMYISIGIVSGLGYCFAFLPTVTILSQYFDKKRSLVTAVASTGECFAVFSFAPAITASKEYFGWRTSLLFVGLLQLGITACGLLLRPLTIIAQEVVKASPVEQQRETKYMLENEQTRTSIDSIDSGVEITTSPHNTPRVANLELKSEEPKESTEMFVASSGTPTKEPKPKLLDFSVLKDRGFICYAFFGLFATLGFFAPSLYIIPLSMSLGINKDRSAYILSAMAIAEVFGRIGAGWVLNKKPIRKIYIELICVILLDIALFAFPLAYNFWELMTCSIFFGFMLGTVAGTHIPMLAEDDVIGIERMASAAGVYVFIQSLAGLAGPPLAGILVDTTKQYSSAFYSCAGGMLLAAIFLSLVRPCKNLACQRKKQSIQENFSEPQDDFIETDFGKTEDSENGSASIA, via the exons ATCAAAATGACTGTCAAGGCACCCAGAATGTCATGCATCACCCCAAACGTTTATACTAAAGTGCCTGATGGAGGATGGGGATGGGTTGTGGCGTTCGCTTTCTTCTTTGTGGAGGCCTTGACGTATGGCATTATCAAGTCCTTTGGGGTCTTCTTTACTGACTTAATGGAATGTTTTAATGAAAGCAACAGCAGGATATCGTGGATAATCTCAATATGTGTATTTGTACTTACGTTTACAG CTCCTCTTTCTACAATTGCAGCTAATCGTTTTGGTCATCGTGTGGTGGTGATGATTGGGGGGCTATTAGTCTGTAGTGGAATGGTTGCCGCTTCCTTTGCACGTACACTGGTTGAAATGTACATCTCAATTGGCATAGTTTCGG GTTTAGGATATTGTTTTGCCTTTCTTCCGACTGTTACCATCCTCTCTCAGTACTTCGATAAAAAACGCTCATTGGTCACTGCCGTGGCTTCTACAGGAGAgtgctttgctgttttttcttttGCACCAG CTATCACTGCTTCAAAGGAATACTTTGGTTGGAGAACCAGCCTCTTGTTTGTTGGTCTACTGCAGCTTGGAATCACTGCGTGTGGATTGCTGCTGAGGCCCCTCACAATCATAGCACAAGAAGTAGTGAAAGCATCACCAGTGGAACAGCAGAGAGAGACAAAGTACATGCTTGAAAATGAACAGACACGCACTTCAATAGACTCCATTGACTCCGGAGTAGAAATAACTACCTCACCTCACAACACACCTAGAGTTGCCAACTTAGAACTTAAAAGTGAAGAACCAAAGGAAAGCACAGAGATGTTCGTAGCCAGTAGTGGCACTCCTACCAAGGAACCCAAACCCAAGCTCCTAGACTTCTCTGTGTTGAAAGACCGCGGCTTTATTTGTTACGCATTTTTTGGGCTATTTGCTACTTTGGGATTCTTTGCTCCTTCGCTCTACATCATTCCTCTCAGCATGAGCCTTGGCATCAACAAGGACCGCTCTGCTTACATCCTCTCAGCCATGGCAATCGCCGAGGTCTTTGGTAGAATTGGCGCGGGTTGGGTGCTCAACAAAAAGCCCATCAGAAAAATTTACATCGAGCTCATCTGTGTCATTCTGCTGGACATTGCCCTTTTTGCCTTCCCCCTCGCCTACAATTTTTGGGAACTAATGACGTGTAGCATTTTCTTCGGATTCATGCTTGGGACAGTAGCGGGCACACACATTCCAATGCTGGCTGAAGACGATGTCATCGGCATTGAGAGGATGGCATCGGCCGCAGGGGTCTACGTATTTATTCAAAGCTTAGCAGGGTTGGCTGGACCACCCCTTGCAG GTATACTAGTGGATACCACAAAACAATACAGTTCTGCATTCTATTCCTGTGCCGGTGGAATGCTGCTGGCTGCTATATTCCTTTCATTGGTGAGGCCTTGCAAGAATTTAGCAtgtcaaagaaagaaacaatcaatacaagAGAA
- the SLC16A6 gene encoding monocarboxylate transporter 7 isoform X2, which translates to MTVKAPRMSCITPNVYTKVPDGGWGWVVAFAFFFVEALTYGIIKSFGVFFTDLMECFNESNSRISWIISICVFVLTFTAPLSTIAANRFGHRVVVMIGGLLVCSGMVAASFARTLVEMYISIGIVSGLGYCFAFLPTVTILSQYFDKKRSLVTAVASTGECFAVFSFAPAITASKEYFGWRTSLLFVGLLQLGITACGLLLRPLTIIAQEVVKASPVEQQRETKYMLENEQTRTSIDSIDSGVEITTSPHNTPRVANLELKSEEPKESTEMFVASSGTPTKEPKPKLLDFSVLKDRGFICYAFFGLFATLGFFAPSLYIIPLSMSLGINKDRSAYILSAMAIAEVFGRIGAGWVLNKKPIRKIYIELICVILLDIALFAFPLAYNFWELMTCSIFFGFMLGTVAGTHIPMLAEDDVIGIERMASAAGVYVFIQSLAGLAGPPLAGILVDTTKQYSSAFYSCAGGMLLAAIFLSLVRPCKNLACQRKKQSIQENFSEPQDDFIETDFGKTEDSENGSASIA; encoded by the exons ATGACTGTCAAGGCACCCAGAATGTCATGCATCACCCCAAACGTTTATACTAAAGTGCCTGATGGAGGATGGGGATGGGTTGTGGCGTTCGCTTTCTTCTTTGTGGAGGCCTTGACGTATGGCATTATCAAGTCCTTTGGGGTCTTCTTTACTGACTTAATGGAATGTTTTAATGAAAGCAACAGCAGGATATCGTGGATAATCTCAATATGTGTATTTGTACTTACGTTTACAG CTCCTCTTTCTACAATTGCAGCTAATCGTTTTGGTCATCGTGTGGTGGTGATGATTGGGGGGCTATTAGTCTGTAGTGGAATGGTTGCCGCTTCCTTTGCACGTACACTGGTTGAAATGTACATCTCAATTGGCATAGTTTCGG GTTTAGGATATTGTTTTGCCTTTCTTCCGACTGTTACCATCCTCTCTCAGTACTTCGATAAAAAACGCTCATTGGTCACTGCCGTGGCTTCTACAGGAGAgtgctttgctgttttttcttttGCACCAG CTATCACTGCTTCAAAGGAATACTTTGGTTGGAGAACCAGCCTCTTGTTTGTTGGTCTACTGCAGCTTGGAATCACTGCGTGTGGATTGCTGCTGAGGCCCCTCACAATCATAGCACAAGAAGTAGTGAAAGCATCACCAGTGGAACAGCAGAGAGAGACAAAGTACATGCTTGAAAATGAACAGACACGCACTTCAATAGACTCCATTGACTCCGGAGTAGAAATAACTACCTCACCTCACAACACACCTAGAGTTGCCAACTTAGAACTTAAAAGTGAAGAACCAAAGGAAAGCACAGAGATGTTCGTAGCCAGTAGTGGCACTCCTACCAAGGAACCCAAACCCAAGCTCCTAGACTTCTCTGTGTTGAAAGACCGCGGCTTTATTTGTTACGCATTTTTTGGGCTATTTGCTACTTTGGGATTCTTTGCTCCTTCGCTCTACATCATTCCTCTCAGCATGAGCCTTGGCATCAACAAGGACCGCTCTGCTTACATCCTCTCAGCCATGGCAATCGCCGAGGTCTTTGGTAGAATTGGCGCGGGTTGGGTGCTCAACAAAAAGCCCATCAGAAAAATTTACATCGAGCTCATCTGTGTCATTCTGCTGGACATTGCCCTTTTTGCCTTCCCCCTCGCCTACAATTTTTGGGAACTAATGACGTGTAGCATTTTCTTCGGATTCATGCTTGGGACAGTAGCGGGCACACACATTCCAATGCTGGCTGAAGACGATGTCATCGGCATTGAGAGGATGGCATCGGCCGCAGGGGTCTACGTATTTATTCAAAGCTTAGCAGGGTTGGCTGGACCACCCCTTGCAG GTATACTAGTGGATACCACAAAACAATACAGTTCTGCATTCTATTCCTGTGCCGGTGGAATGCTGCTGGCTGCTATATTCCTTTCATTGGTGAGGCCTTGCAAGAATTTAGCAtgtcaaagaaagaaacaatcaatacaagAGAA
- the SLC16A6 gene encoding monocarboxylate transporter 7 isoform X3 has product METPIGDLHSVNTIKMTVKAPRMSCITPNVYTKVPDGGWGWVVAFAFFFVEALTYGIIKSFGVFFTDLMECFNESNSRISWIISICVFVLTFTAITASKEYFGWRTSLLFVGLLQLGITACGLLLRPLTIIAQEVVKASPVEQQRETKYMLENEQTRTSIDSIDSGVEITTSPHNTPRVANLELKSEEPKESTEMFVASSGTPTKEPKPKLLDFSVLKDRGFICYAFFGLFATLGFFAPSLYIIPLSMSLGINKDRSAYILSAMAIAEVFGRIGAGWVLNKKPIRKIYIELICVILLDIALFAFPLAYNFWELMTCSIFFGFMLGTVAGTHIPMLAEDDVIGIERMASAAGVYVFIQSLAGLAGPPLAGILVDTTKQYSSAFYSCAGGMLLAAIFLSLVRPCKNLACQRKKQSIQENFSEPQDDFIETDFGKTEDSENGSASIA; this is encoded by the exons ATCAAAATGACTGTCAAGGCACCCAGAATGTCATGCATCACCCCAAACGTTTATACTAAAGTGCCTGATGGAGGATGGGGATGGGTTGTGGCGTTCGCTTTCTTCTTTGTGGAGGCCTTGACGTATGGCATTATCAAGTCCTTTGGGGTCTTCTTTACTGACTTAATGGAATGTTTTAATGAAAGCAACAGCAGGATATCGTGGATAATCTCAATATGTGTATTTGTACTTACGTTTACAG CTATCACTGCTTCAAAGGAATACTTTGGTTGGAGAACCAGCCTCTTGTTTGTTGGTCTACTGCAGCTTGGAATCACTGCGTGTGGATTGCTGCTGAGGCCCCTCACAATCATAGCACAAGAAGTAGTGAAAGCATCACCAGTGGAACAGCAGAGAGAGACAAAGTACATGCTTGAAAATGAACAGACACGCACTTCAATAGACTCCATTGACTCCGGAGTAGAAATAACTACCTCACCTCACAACACACCTAGAGTTGCCAACTTAGAACTTAAAAGTGAAGAACCAAAGGAAAGCACAGAGATGTTCGTAGCCAGTAGTGGCACTCCTACCAAGGAACCCAAACCCAAGCTCCTAGACTTCTCTGTGTTGAAAGACCGCGGCTTTATTTGTTACGCATTTTTTGGGCTATTTGCTACTTTGGGATTCTTTGCTCCTTCGCTCTACATCATTCCTCTCAGCATGAGCCTTGGCATCAACAAGGACCGCTCTGCTTACATCCTCTCAGCCATGGCAATCGCCGAGGTCTTTGGTAGAATTGGCGCGGGTTGGGTGCTCAACAAAAAGCCCATCAGAAAAATTTACATCGAGCTCATCTGTGTCATTCTGCTGGACATTGCCCTTTTTGCCTTCCCCCTCGCCTACAATTTTTGGGAACTAATGACGTGTAGCATTTTCTTCGGATTCATGCTTGGGACAGTAGCGGGCACACACATTCCAATGCTGGCTGAAGACGATGTCATCGGCATTGAGAGGATGGCATCGGCCGCAGGGGTCTACGTATTTATTCAAAGCTTAGCAGGGTTGGCTGGACCACCCCTTGCAG GTATACTAGTGGATACCACAAAACAATACAGTTCTGCATTCTATTCCTGTGCCGGTGGAATGCTGCTGGCTGCTATATTCCTTTCATTGGTGAGGCCTTGCAAGAATTTAGCAtgtcaaagaaagaaacaatcaatacaagAGAA